In the genome of Nocardia sp. NBC_00416, one region contains:
- a CDS encoding alpha/beta hydrolase, translating to MSLVVICPAAADPGPRVDAEKPLGERAVQIDVYSPAMNQVVRNRVIPAADGGPAPTVYLLTGIGGGADGISWWDDTDVRHFFADKNVNVVMPIGGAYSMYTDWLTDDPAVGRSRWQTYLTEELPSVVDARFGTTGRNAVAGVSMSGGSAVDLAIQAPGRYQAVASYSGCPWSADAAGVAMVSAQVLRGGGNPGNMWGVPGAAGWQIHDAFRHAPRLAGKTVYLSAASGVPGAIDRGWGFPPVEAVASACTAAFAGRLGQLGIGAVHIDRPAGAHTWGQFEYDLHDSWPHLARAIGA from the coding sequence ATGTCACTTGTCGTGATCTGTCCCGCCGCGGCCGACCCGGGTCCCCGGGTCGACGCGGAGAAGCCGCTGGGGGAACGGGCGGTCCAGATCGATGTGTATTCCCCCGCGATGAACCAGGTGGTGCGAAATCGGGTCATCCCGGCCGCGGACGGCGGTCCGGCGCCCACCGTGTACCTGCTGACCGGTATCGGCGGCGGAGCCGACGGTATCTCGTGGTGGGACGATACCGATGTCCGGCATTTCTTCGCGGACAAGAACGTGAACGTGGTGATGCCGATCGGCGGCGCCTACTCGATGTACACGGACTGGCTCACCGACGACCCCGCGGTGGGCCGCTCCCGGTGGCAGACCTATCTCACCGAGGAACTGCCCTCGGTGGTGGACGCGCGGTTCGGCACGACCGGCCGCAACGCGGTCGCCGGGGTGTCCATGAGCGGCGGTTCGGCGGTGGACCTGGCCATCCAGGCGCCCGGCCGTTATCAAGCGGTCGCGTCCTACAGCGGCTGCCCGTGGTCGGCGGACGCCGCGGGCGTCGCGATGGTGAGCGCGCAGGTGCTGCGCGGCGGAGGCAACCCCGGCAATATGTGGGGCGTGCCGGGGGCCGCGGGCTGGCAGATCCACGACGCGTTCCGGCACGCGCCGAGGCTGGCCGGGAAAACCGTCTATCTGTCCGCGGCGTCGGGCGTCCCCGGCGCTATCGACCGGGGCTGGGGGTTCCCGCCCGTGGAGGCCGTCGCCAGTGCCTGTACCGCGGCCTTCGCCGGTCGGCTCGGGCAACTCGGGATCGGGGCCGTGCACATCGACCGGCCCGCCGGTGCGCACACCTGGGGTCAGTTCGAATACGACCTGCACGACTCGTGGCCGCACCTGGCGCGGGCCATCGGTGCGTGA